A region from the Dendropsophus ebraccatus isolate aDenEbr1 chromosome 1, aDenEbr1.pat, whole genome shotgun sequence genome encodes:
- the LOC138783987 gene encoding olfactory receptor 1E16-like yields the protein MNISITIGFEIVAFSSDGVQQPLLFIVFLAMYIIGVLGNLIILIVIMIDRHLHTPMYIFLSNLSSVDICYMNITLPKLLYILLTGDNAVTSIQCITQLFFYNFIVGTEIILLSVMAYDRYAAICKPLHYHLIMSKKNIVLLLGMDWVSGCLNSLLFIYFASQLSFCHSKKIHHFYWDTKALVKISCPTRHFQIILHLESLLFGPVPFLIGLLSYIQIIRTILQIKSTKSRSKAFSTCTSHLTILTIFYGTVICTYMTPVSENSEIVDQIFSVLYTAVTPMLNPLIYSLRNNDVKKALFVLISHK from the coding sequence ATGAACATCTCCATTACTATAGGTTTTGAAATAGTAGCATTTTCCAGTGACGGTGTGCAGCAGCCATTGTTGTTTATTGTCTTCTTGGCAATGTACATCATTGGTGTTCTGGGAAATCTCATTATTCTTATAGTAATTATGATAGACAGACATCTCCATACCCCCATGTATATCTTCCTAAGTAACCTGTCTTCTGTGGATATTTGTTACATGAATATTACCCTTCCCAAACTCCTGTACATCCTACTGACCGGGGACAATGCCGTGACGTCTATACAATGCATCACTCAGTTATTCTTCTACAATTTCATTGTCGGAACAGAGATCATTTTGCTGTCAGTCATGGCCTATGATCGGTATGCGGCCATCTGTAAACCCTTACACTATCATCTCATCATGAGCAAGAAGAACATTGTCCTGTTATTGGGTATGGATTGGGTATCGGGATGTCTGAACTCATTACTTTTCATTTATTTTGCCTCACAATTGTCCTTTTGCCATTCGAAAAAGATTCATCACTTTTATTGGGACACTAAAGCTTTAGTAAAAATTTCATGTCCCACAAGACACTTCCAGATCATTCTTCATCTTGAATCCTTACTATTTGGACCAGTCCCGTTTCTGATCGGGTTGTTGTCATATATCCAGATCATCAGGACCATACTGCAAATAAAGTCCACGAAAAGTAGAAgcaaagccttctccacctgtacatCCCATCTCACCATTCTCACCATCTTCTATGGGACGGTGATTTGTACCTATATGACCCCAGTCTCAGAAAATTCAGAAATTGTCGATCAGATATTCTCAGTATTATACACGGCAGTGACCCCCATGTTAAATCCCCTCATATACAGTCTAAGAAACAACGATGTAAAAAAAGCATTGTTTGTTCTAATATCACATAAATAA
- the LOC138783992 gene encoding olfactory receptor 1E16-like, whose product MMNISITKGFEMLAFASNGVRQPCLFLLFFAMYVISVLGNLIILTVIVMDRHLHTPMYIFLSNLSFLDICYINITLPKLMYILLTGDNALSSIQCFTQLFFYNFIVVTEIILLSVMAYDRYAAICKPLHYHLIMSKKNIVLLLGMDWVSGCLNSLLLICFISQLSFCHSTKIHHFYCDTKALVKISCPTRHFQIIFYLEALLFGPVPFLIGLLSYIQIIRTILQIKSTKSRSKAFSTCTSHLTVLTIFYGTVICTYMTPVSKNSEMFDQIFSVLYTAVTPMLNPLIYSLRNKDVKNALFLLISHK is encoded by the coding sequence ATGATGAACATCTCCATTACTAAGGGCTTTGAAATGTTAGCCTTTGCTAGTAATGGTGTGAGGCAGCCATGTTTATTTCTTCTCTTCTTTGCAATGTACGTCATTAGTGTTCTGGGAAATCTCATTATTCTTACAGTAATTGTGATGGACAGACATCTGCATACCCCCATGTATATCTTCCTGAGTAACCTGTCTTTTTTGGATATCTGTTACATAAATATTACCCTTCCCAAACTCATGTACATCCTACTGACCGGGGACAATGCCTTATCTTCTATACAATGCTTCACTCAGTTATTCTTCTACAACTTCATTGTAGTGACGGAGATCATTTTGCTGTCAGTCATGGCCTATGATCGGTATGCGGCCATCTGTAAACCCTTACACTATCATCTCATCATGAGCAAGAAGAACATTGTCCTGTTATTGGGTATGGATTGGGTATCGGGATGTCTGAACTCATTACTTTTGATTTGCTTCATCTCACAACTGTCCTTTTGCCATTCCACCAAGATTCATCACTTCTATTGTGACACCAAAGCTTTAGTAAAAATTTCTTGTCCCACAAGACACTTCCAAATAATATTTTACCTTGAAGCCTTATTATTTGGACCTGTCCCATTTCTGATCGGTTTGTTGTCATATATCCAGATCATCAGGACCATACTGCAAATAAAGTCAACGAAAAGTAGAAGCAAAGCTTTCTCCACCTGTACATCCCATCTTACTGTTCTCACCATCTTCTATGGGACGGTGATTTGTACCTATATGACCCCAGTCTCAAAAAATTCTGAAATGTTTGACCAGATATTCTCAGTATTATACACGGCAGTGACCCCCATGTTAAATCCCCTCATATACAGTCTTAGAAACAAAGATGTAAAAAATGCACTGTTTCTTCTAATAtcacacaaataa
- the LOC138783998 gene encoding olfactory receptor 2T3-like, which produces MNGNLINETLGIFLIYLLSMLGNLTIVAVVFSAPRLHTPMYFFLCNLSIQDIVYASSVLPKLLVIQITGDTRTSFLQCFTQIFVFVACVDTEFYLLAPMAVDRYIAICMPLKYSTIMSKTMCTILALASWTSGLLSTLLFVILISHLSFCDSKHISRFFCDVKVLLKLSCSDVTLAKTMIFIELFTVGLLPLAMIVTSYSFIISIILKIKTSARRKTVFSSCSSYLMVVFLFFGTSISIYMKPDSERFTEVDMMLSLLYVAVVPALNPLVYSLRNREVMKALSHLLT; this is translated from the coding sequence ATGAATGGAAATTTAATAAATGAAACCTTGGGTATTTTCCtgatctatctcctgtctatgcTGGGAAACCTTACCATTGTAGCAGTTGTGTTTTCGGCCCCCCGGCTGCACACCCCTATGTACTTCTTCCTGTGTAACTTATCCATCCAGGACATAGTTTATGCCTCCAGTGTGCTCCCAAAGCTCCTGGTCATTCAGATAACTGGGGACACCCGAACTTCCTTCCTACAATGTTTCACCCAAATTTTTGTGTTTGTAGCCTGTGTGGATACAGAGTTTTACCTCTTAGCTCCTATGGCTGTGGACCGGTATATTGCTATTTGTATGCCCTTGAAATACTCCACCATTATGAGCAAGACAATGTGCACCATACTTGCCCTCGCCTCATGGACATCCGGGCTCTTGAGCACCTTGCTGTTTGTCATTCTAATATCTCATTTATCCTTTTGTGATTCCAAACACATCAGCCGTTTCTTTTGTGATGTCAAAGTCTTACTAAAACTttcctgtagtgatgtcacaTTGGCGAAAACTATGATATTTATTGAGTTATTTACGGTAGGTCTTCTACCATTGGCTATGATTGTGACTTCCTACTCTTTTATAATATCAATAATCCTTAAGATCAAGACATCGGCTAGAAGAAAGACGGTCTTCTCCAGTTGTTCTTCTTATCTAATGGTTGTTTTCCTCTTCTTTGGGACTTCAATTAGTATTTATATGAAGCCTGATTCTGAAAGATTTACAGAAGTAGACATGATGCTTTCATTGTTGTATGTGGCAGTGGTTCCAGCTTTAAATCCTCTAGTTTATAGTCTTAGGAACCGAGAAGTCATGAAAGCTTTGAGTCATTTGTTGACATAA